In Garra rufa chromosome 14, GarRuf1.0, whole genome shotgun sequence, the genomic stretch AGCTCCCAGTGCTatggtaataataatttaatttataacaaTGCACTAATACAACATTATTGTTTAACTGTGTGGTATTATTAAATggtatattattattactattatcattacTGTTGTTGTTATTGCGTTGTATGTATTAATATATTAACACACATCTGTTGAATGTGTTTTTCTATGTTTTTGACTCTAAGGTGGAAGCCCCTTCAGTTACAACTGTGGCCCCTGCTGATACTGAGGATGCTGCTGGTACAGATTTTCCTAGCAAGAAGAGGAAGCTCCTGGCCAGCTTCTTCAAGGCCACTCCAGACCAGGGTGCAGGGCCTCACCTACCAGAAGACCAAGTCATTTCTCTCGAGGTCCAGTCTTACTTCCAGTCCGAAACAATAGATGCTGAGAAGGACCCGATGATATGGTGGAGAGATGCGAAGGCCATCTTCCCACGTCTTTCAAAGCTTGCCAGAAAATACTTGTGTATACCTGCCACAAGTTCCTCTTCAGAGAGAGTTTTCAGCACTAGTGGGAACATTGTCACTTGCTTGCGAGCATCTTTGAAACCTGACCATGTCAACAGGCTGGTGTTTCTAGCAAAAAATCTTTAGCAGCATTTGCTAGTTCAGGACAGGTGCTCATTTCAAGTTCATTCCAAGTTCAATGGTGGGTGTTAAcgaaaaaaatgtaacaaatacAAAAGTGGAGCATTTTATTTTTGGATGCAGCATTTTTGGAAAAAAGTAGAACAaagtctattttttattttcttcatataaatgttttttatataaatatagacATGTTTTGTATACATTGGAAAccttacatttttttcttaatatatttatttgttttgttataGTGAGAAATGCTGAATAAACCCCTTTAAGTGAGATAaacatgtgttttttttattttcaaaattgatTGTTTCAAAATGTGAGCTTATAGACCCTTTTTGTATGGCTATATCTAGGTGTTTTAGAAGGTATCATTTAGACAATAATAAAATTTAGTCATAATACAAATATACTGTCTTCACAAAAAGGTCCCACAATATACACTAGGCTATGTGCTTAGCACTCAACAAGGTATAGAGGTAGACACAAGCCAGTAGAGGATCAAAGCAAGTAAATGCCTAAATACTTTAATTTTGAAAACTAAATGGAAAAGCAAGAGATAAATTGGAGGAATTTGAGTCCATCCTCTTTGAGTTGGCGCAAGCTTTACACGAAtcggcaaaaaaaaaatatcgttTAAAATATCGTGATATCAATATTGACTGAAAATATCGCAATATTGATATTTCCCAATATCGAGCAGCCCTAggctgcatgcgtttctttgcaggtcaccatggttaacaatggaagaacaatgatttcaagcatcaccctccttttaacatgccaagtctgccattctaacccaatcagccggacataatgatctccagccttgtgctcgtcaacattctcacctgagttaaaaagacgattactgaaatgatctcagcaggtcctttaatggcagcaatgaaatgcagtggagcATTTTTTTTCGGggttaagttaattttcatggcatagaaggactatgcaattcatctgatcactcttaataacattctggagtatatggagtataaaacttttggccacgactgtacacttcaAAATGCATGTATATGACAAATGTAAATGTGTCTTTTGCTTGGTAATAGTTCAATGGAGTGCATTGGAGTTTGTCATAGCACACACACGTGCATATACCTTCTAATGCCATGCTGAAAAGAACACTTCGACTGGGTTCAGAAATGGAGAATTTAGTAACAGTTTGAGCATCAAAACTTGTGGATGGTTAATGAACCAATTGCAGACCAGAGCAGTTTGATAGAACCATACATTGTCTCAGATAATAACAAACCATTTTGGCCAATGGCTACACAAATTTGCCAGCACTCTGTCCTTGGGCACTGACAATAGTGTGGTGcctatgagtttttttttttttttttttctatacgtCTTGTCTTGGCTAAGTGACCTCATCAACACAGATGAAGTGATGTTCTGCAgctctgccctccaaaggcaaagcgcagtaactgccaacactgaaactgagaaaaatacctttgaagtttttacaccagctagtcaaacatgttgaaactcttTTCTCTAAAATAggacacaatttaaccaggagactttgccacaagacaatactgttgtcacaaagtccattttaagccttaactcaatgttgaacaaatgtgtagttactgcgctttgcctttggagggcagagcTGCTTCTAGTACCATAACTCTCTGAAATAGACATGACAAAACATTGTATGACAGTATGAAAACACTTAGGCCAGTCAGTGTAGACTGGAATTCAGTATTAGTGACAGGACAGTACGTTAGTTTTAAATAAGGAAGTAATGTGTGGACAAGTATGGGGACCGATACTCGTAATTTATGCTCTGAATTAACCCATCCCAGCACGTACATGCACATTTGCttaagggtctcacctcagttgtggtattgaaGGTGAACAAAAGTGTTGTTGAtttactccccccacctacaaccTGTACTGAAACTCAAACCTGCGACCTTTGCGTCACAAGTCAGACTCTCTAACATTAGGTCCCATACTATTACTGTTAGAATAAAGTGTCTAATGTAAAAAAAtgcctagttctgccatgaaactagTTGGCACAGGCTGATgggttgttaacgtaactgatAGAATAACTGATGAAGTTATacaacttggcacaagctgattggttcatgttgcgtacgcaaccaatgagcttgcagctttacatttaaatggctggtagcattcacttgggtaTTTTGCAGCGCACTTTCAGAGTTTCTTTGacaccctccaccttccccaggtCCACCTGTATAGATCAGCTACGGGTTATtctatgctatttgtgcagcagcagtatgtcttaaatactcacagcaccaaatggccatatgctttggcagtagtaAGTTCCTGTACTTtcttgcagcagcaataatctacaactacagcaataaccaacagcagcagcagcagcaattcagcagcagcagcgtagcagatctattccaagaccaaatacattaacattgtcatatccaatACCATGCTGAACTTTTCTgaaagttgtcatgacagaattGTGTTTTGCTTTTATCGTgttgttcacacacacacacacacacacacacacacacacacacacacacacacacacacacacacacacacacaaacatagaaCCTTGAAAACAATTTGAAGGAGAAACCACAGTCCTATGACACAACAAAAAGAAGATGAGTTCCATTTCTCTATGGGAGTAACACACAGACTCTTGGGAACACAACACTATTTATTTAGAGACCATAATATGTGTCAAGCTTTTAATTCACTGTTCAGCAATGTAATGGGGAAGTACAATGTGGGTTAATTTAATATTTCATCTTTACTCAGTTATTTATCAATGTTATGCTTTCCATGTAAAAAGCTATGCTCTGTACTTCTGAATTGCTGAAGTGTTAGAGAAGTGTTGTTTTCTTATTCAAATTTATATCACAGTACAGCAATCAAAAAAGGTAAAGTTCtgtgaattattattataattattattattattattattattatatttatagcaGATAATTAGTTAACTTCATCCTATATTGATTTCATTTGTTGGTACTGTTTCATTTATATGACTGTAGTGAACTGATTAGCTATTGTATAATTTCTCTTTTCAGTTTCATCAAGTTCATTTGGAGAACAGTACTCTGTGGACAAAGGTCTTTTCAACATGAAGAAtctttccacacaaaatatctcATTCACTGAGTTCAAATTAAATGGTTTCTACAGTCTAGGAGAATGGAGGCCTTTTTTATTCATCCCTTTCTTTCTGATGTTTTTATTGGCTATCACAGCAAATTCTATTCTTATATATTTGATAAAAACTCAAAAGTCTCTGCACTCTCCCATGTATGTCCTAATAGGTGGTATGGCAGGTGTAGACTTGATTATGCCTATATTTTTTGTACCTAATATGCTTCTTAGCTTTTTATTTAACTGGAATGAGATATCTCTAACGGGTTGTTTGATTCAAATGTTTGGCATTCATTTCGTTGGACCACTTCAAATTACTTTGCTTTTTTGGATGGCACTTGATCGTTACTTTGCAATATGCAAACCGCTTTACTATCACAAATACATGGAAATCTCTAACTTTGCAAAGTTTGTTTTTGCACCAGTAATCAGAAATGGACTCCTGATTGTCACTATGGTCTCTCTGGCTGGAAAACTGACATTTTGTGCAACAAATGTCATTGATCACTGTTTTTGTGAGCACATGGCATTGGTTCAGTTAGCCTGTGGAGATAtatccacactgtaaaaaacaacctatagaatctactcaataaaatggggtaaactgatgtaacaatttgcacagtttgtttgggtagattctatcatatctgagtaaagaatacctgaattgatcagctaagacaaactaaaaaaagtaggtaaagtctacacagcaaaaagcccagtattaaatgaactctcccaatagtttgagtccatactcaagagtattaaaatgaacactgaagcagtgttagagttattgaggtaattaagttattcattgagtggtgattgaccattattaaagacctgtgtgatgttaaaaagcagaatcgccaaaaggagaaaatctaattttgtaagtcaccattatagtggtcagtgttagcattagtttagctctttaccattaacttcttaacattaggttttgtttgggtgctctaattgagttataacggtcagacaaaccaggagaaattagattatgtggtgttgaacatgctttgacaaagtcataatgtaatgacctgaataactgAGTTATAATTTATGTTAATTATGCTGGATTAATCAGAGAGGTGTTTTTGaagcttattttgacaaaaatatacacatattttagatatagacacacagacatcaacaatcagcatgagaatcacaacaatggtgaccatcaaaaacgtatgttgtagccaatcaaaactcatctgtgtctcccatcatgcattgcggcatgaataaattatgagctgattatttccgtgatgtttagagttgatctgtttctgaatatgctgtttgtcaccattgttgagattcatatgctgattcctgatgtctgtgtgtgcctaaaagagtaacttttaaaaaaaatttgatcagaggagcttgtaaaaaggccaataaaaaacaaaaacaagctttatttttattttttgctgctgtgaaaccccaatgcagttgtaataaataaagaatatagAACTGAAGGACTacactctaaacgattccagtggctcaaattaagcttattttaaaccagaattatcaccactgcatgacttttgctctttagcttgtcTGGCTGGTTTAGCTAAACAGCTAATCAAAACTTAATGCTTAAAAGCtacaggtcaagagcccaactaatgctaacactgaccactataatggtgacataaaaatttggtgtcttcaatcattttcaatcaccactcaatgaatcacttaattacctgattagctttgacactgcttcagtgttgattttaacactctgagtatggactcaaataaactcccgggagagttcatttaatactgcgctttttgctgtgtagactttacctacttttttttttgtttttcttagctgataaattcaggtattctttactcagatatataggatagaatctacccaaacaaactgtgtaaattgttacatcagtttaccccattttattgagtagattcttaaattcaggtattctttactcagatatataggatagaatctacccaaacaaactgagtgcaaattgttacatcagtttacctcattttattgagtagattctataggttgttttttacagtgcattaatAATATTGTAGGACTTATGTCTGCTTTCTTTATAGCAGCGGCAGATTTCATTCTCATTACTGTCTCTTATGGTGTTATAATAATCTCTGTGTTGAAATCTGGAAAAGTTCACATGAAGGCCTTACACACCTGCATTACTCACTTAATTGTATTGTCAGTTACTTTGACAACCGCTTTGACTTCATTTTTGTCATACAGAATAAGGAATAATATTTCTTCCAATAACCGTATATTTATAAGCATCATCTATTTATTTTTCCCAAGCTGTCTACACCCACTAATCTATGGATGGAGAATAAAAGAAATAAGAGAAACATTTTTGAAGTTCATAAACAATTCAATGGTctttcctttaataaaatgaATGCCTGTTGCCAATGGATGGATACTACATACTATGAAAAATAATTTGAACATATGACAAACTATTGTTATTGTATGATtgtaatgatgcatttgtataatttcttgtagctgttttttttttttgttttttgtttttttttaataaacacatCTAAATAGATGGCATACTTTATAAAGATGATAATTTAATTTGTGTCATTTGTGCCATGACAGTAACTAAAGTACTGCATATGatcaacattaaataaaataataataaataataatagttattattaattattattattattattattattattatgaatgatAATACGGCACAAAGAAaacaattgcaaaatgtaaatggATACTGCATTTTAATACATGTGTGACATTCTGAGTA encodes the following:
- the LOC141285401 gene encoding olfactory receptor 52K2-like translates to MKNLSTQNISFTEFKLNGFYSLGEWRPFLFIPFFLMFLLAITANSILIYLIKTQKSLHSPMYVLIGGMAGVDLIMPIFFVPNMLLSFLFNWNEISLTGCLIQMFGIHFVGPLQITLLFWMALDRYFAICKPLYYHKYMEISNFAKFVFAPVIRNGLLIVTMVSLAGKLTFCATNVIDHCFCEHMALVQLACGDISTNNIVGLMSAFFIAAADFILITVSYGVIIISVLKSGKVHMKALHTCITHLIVLSVTLTTALTSFLSYRIRNNISSNNRIFISIIYLFFPSCLHPLIYGWRIKEIRETFLKFINNSMVFPLIK